Proteins from a single region of Butyrivibrio fibrisolvens:
- the jag gene encoding RNA-binding cell elongation regulator Jag/EloR: MSEYKEYAAKTVSEAITEACAQLSVTSDRLDYQVVSEGSTGFLGMGIKPAIIKARIKEEEVKAENSFEEKEVSAPSEPVAVNEETLENKESEVSNETVSEDKAPASFDEEAIVSAARVFLDDVFKAMEMPVELDITFDKENIVLNIDLKGADMGVLIGKRGQTLDSLQYLVSLVVNRNQEDYIHVKVDTENYRQRRKATLENLAKNIAYKVRKTRRNVSLEPMNPYERRIIHSALQNDRYVTTHSEGEEPYRRVVVTLKK; the protein is encoded by the coding sequence ATGAGTGAATATAAAGAATATGCTGCAAAAACAGTTTCCGAGGCAATAACAGAAGCTTGTGCGCAGTTATCAGTTACATCTGACCGCCTTGATTATCAGGTAGTCAGCGAAGGATCTACAGGTTTCCTCGGAATGGGAATCAAACCTGCTATTATCAAAGCTCGTATTAAGGAAGAGGAAGTTAAAGCCGAAAACTCTTTTGAAGAAAAAGAAGTTTCTGCTCCTTCAGAACCGGTAGCAGTTAATGAAGAAACTCTTGAAAATAAAGAAAGCGAAGTTTCAAATGAAACAGTAAGCGAAGACAAAGCTCCTGCATCTTTTGACGAAGAAGCTATTGTATCTGCTGCAAGAGTATTCCTTGATGACGTATTTAAGGCAATGGAAATGCCTGTAGAACTTGATATTACTTTTGATAAAGAAAATATCGTTCTTAATATAGATCTTAAGGGCGCAGATATGGGTGTTCTTATCGGTAAGAGAGGTCAGACACTTGATTCCCTCCAGTACCTGGTATCACTTGTAGTTAACCGTAACCAGGAAGATTACATCCATGTAAAGGTTGACACTGAGAATTATCGTCAGCGTCGCAAGGCTACACTTGAGAACCTTGCCAAGAATATCGCTTATAAGGTTAGAAAGACCAGAAGAAACGTATCTCTTGAGCCAATGAACCCTTACGAAAGAAGAATCATTCACTCAGCACTTCAGAATGACCGATATGTTACA